In Ailuropoda melanoleuca isolate Jingjing chromosome 4, ASM200744v2, whole genome shotgun sequence, the following proteins share a genomic window:
- the RPL31 gene encoding 60S ribosomal protein L31 has translation MAPAKKGGEKKKGRSAINEVVTREYTINIHKRIHGVGFKKRAPRALKEIRKFAMKEMGTPDVRIDTRLNKAVWAKGIRNVPYRIRVRLSRKRNEDEDSPNKLYTLVTYVPVTTFKNLQTVNVDEN, from the exons ATGGCTCCCGCGAAGAAGGGTGGCGAGAAGAAGAAGGGCCGTTCTGCCATCAACGAGGTAGTGACCAGAGAATACACCATCAACATTCACAAGCGTATCCATGGAGT GGGTTTCAAGAAGCGTGCCCCTCGGGCACTCAAAGAGATCCGGAAATTTGCCATGAAGGAGATGGGAACTCCAGATGTGCGCATTGACACCAGGCTCAACAAAGCCGTCTGGGCCAAAGGAATAAG GAATGTTCCATACCGTATCCGTGTGCGGTTGTCCAGAAAACGTAACGAGGATGAAGATTCACCAAACAAGCTCTACACACTGGTTACCTATGTACCTGTCACcacttttaaaa ATCTACAGACAGTTAATGTGGACGAGAACTAA